One Drosophila santomea strain STO CAGO 1482 chromosome X, Prin_Dsan_1.1, whole genome shotgun sequence DNA segment encodes these proteins:
- the LOC120455726 gene encoding dorsal-ventral patterning protein Sog, translating into MANKLRKSSGIEWATATGTVPLLERSCCHSEDAQMEPQACRTTTSHSVPATREQSPILRHLSQRSHLSHLLIIIAGLLIVCLAGVTEGRRHAPLMFEESDTGRRSNRPAVTECQFGKVLRELGSTWYADLGPPFGVMYCIKCECVAIPKKRRIVARVQCRNIKNECPPAKCDDPISLPGKCCKTCPGDRNDTDVALDVPVPNEEEERNMKHYAALLTGRTSYFLKGEEMKSMYTTYNPQNVVATARFLFHKKNLYYSFYTSSRIGRPRAIQFVDDAGVILEEHQLETTLAGTLSVYQNATGKICGVWRRVPRDYKRILRDDRLHVVLLWGNKQQAELALAGKVAKYTALQTELFSSLLEAPLPDGKTDPQLAGAGGTAIVSTSSGAASSMHLTLVFNGVFGAEEYADAALSVKIELAERKEVIFDEIPRVRKPSAEINVLELSSPVSIQNLRLMSRGKLLLTVESKKYPHLRIQGHIVTRASCEIFQTLLAPHSAESSTKSSGLAWVYLNTDGSLAYNIETEHVNTRDRPNISLIEEQGKRKAKLEDLTPSFNFNQAIGSVEKLGPKVLESLYAGELGVNVATEHETSLIRGRLVPRPVADARDSAEPILLKRQEHSEDAQNPHAVGMAWMSIDNECNLHYEVTLNGVPAQDLQLYLEEKPIEAIGAPVTRKLLEEFNGSYLEGFFLSMPSAELIKLEMSVCYLEVHAKHSKQLLLRGKLKSTKVPGHCFPVYTDNNVPVPGDHNDNHLVNGETKCFHSGRFYNESEQWRSAQDACQMCACLRGQSNCEVIKCPALKCKATEQLLQREGECCPSCVPKKEAADYSAQSSPATNGSDLLQQRRGCRLGEQFHPAGASWHPFLPPNGFDTCTTCSCDPLTLEIRCPRLVCPPLQCSEKLAYRPDKKACCKICPEGKQSSSNGHKAAPNNPNVLQDQAMQRSPSHSAEEVLANGGCKVVNKVYENGQEWHPILMSHGEQKCIKCRCKDSKVNCDRKRCSRSTCQQQTRVTSKRRLFEKPDAAAPAIDECCSTQCRRSRRHHKRQPHHQQRSSS; encoded by the exons ATGGCCAACAAGCTGAGGAAATCGAGCGGCATCGAATGGGCCACGGCCACCGGCACAGTACCGCTCCTGGAGAGGAGCTGCTGCCACAGCGAGGATGCCCAAATGGAGCCACAAGCGTGCCGAACCACCACCAGCCACAGTGTACCCGCCACCCGGGAACAGTCCCCCATCCTGCGCCATCTCAGCCAACGGAGCCACCTGAGCCACCtgctcatcatcatcgccgGACTGCTGATCGTCTGCTTGGCGGGCGTGACGGAGGGCCGCCGGCATGCGCCGCTCATGTTCGAGGAGTCCGACACGGGCAGGCGGTCCAACCGACCAGCGG TCACCGAATGCCAGTTTGGCAAAGTCTTGCGCGAATTGGGGTCCACCTGGTATGCGGATTTGGGTCCACCCTTCGGAGTGATGTACTGCATCAAGTGTGAATGTGTAGCG ATACCCAAGAAGCGACGCATCGTTGCACGCGTCCAGTGTCGCAATATCAAAAACGAGTGTCCGCCGGCCAAATGCGATGATCCCATCTCGCTGCCCGGCAAATGCTGCAAGACCTGTCCCGGCGATCGGAACG ATACGGATGTCGCCTTGGATGTGCCAGTGCCCAATGAAGAGGAAGAGCGCAACATGAAAC attACGCTGCGCTGCTGACGGGCCGCACCTCCTATTTCCTCAAGGGCGAGGAAATGAAGTCCATGTACACCACCTACAATCCGCAGAATGTGGTGGCCACCGCCCGTTTTCTGTTCCACAAGAAGAACCTCTACTACTCCTTCTACACCTCATCGCGTATCGGTCGTCCGCGTGCCATTCAATTTGTCGACGATGCGGGTGTCATCCTGGAGGAGCATCAACTGGAGACCACCTTGGCCGGCACTCTCAGTGTCTATCAGAATGCCACCGGCAAGATATGCGGTGTCTGGCGACGCGTTCCACGTGATTACAAGCGCATCCTGCGCGACGATCGTCTCCATGTCGTCCTCCTTTGGGGCAACAAGCAGCAGGCGGAATTGGCTTTGGCCGGAAAGGTGGCCAAATATACGGCACTGCAAACGGAGCTGTTCAGTTCGCTGCTGGAGGCACCGCTGCCCGATGGCAAAACGGATCCCCAGCTGGCCGGTGCCGGTGGCACAGCCATTGTGTCCACCAGCAGCGGTGCCGCCTCATCGATGCATCTCACCCTGGTCTTCAATGGCGTCTTTGGTGCCGAGGAGTATGCCGATGCCGCTCTCAGTGTGAAAATTGAGTTGGCCGAACGCAAGGAGGTGATCTTCGATGAGATTCCACGTGTGCGCAAACCCTCCGCCGAGATCAATGTCCTGGAGCTATCGTCGCCCGTTTCCATACAGAATCTGCGACTGATGTCGCGTGGCAAACTCCTGCTGACCGTCGAGTCCAAGAAGTATCCACATCTGCGCATCCAGGGACACATCGTGACCCGTGCCAGCTGCGAGATCTTCCAGACTCTGCTGGCGCCGCACAGTGCCGAATCCTCGACCAAGAGCAGCGGCTTGGCGTGGGTCTACTTGAACACCGATGGATCGCTGGCGTACAACATTGAAACGGAGCACGTGAACACCCGGGATAGGCCCAACATCAGTCTGATTGAGGAGCAGGGCAAGCGGAAGGCCAAGCTGGAGGATCTGACGCCGAGCTTCAACTTCAACCAGGCCATTGGCAGTGTGGAGAAGCTGGGTCCCAAGGTCCTCGAGTCCCTCTATGCCGGCGAACTGGGCGTGAATGTGGCCACCGAGCATGAGACGAGTTTGATCCGTGGCCGTCTGGTTCCGCGACCAGTGGCCGATGCTCGGGATTCGGCGGAGCCCATTCTGCTGAAGCGACAGGAGCACTCAGAGGATGCACAGAATCCACATGCAGTGGGCATGGCCTGGATGTCCATTGACAACGAGTGCAATCTGCACTACGAGGTGACGCTCAACGGTGTGCCTGCCCAGGATCTGCAGCTGTATCTGGAGGAGAAGCCCATCGAGGCGATTGGTGCCCCAGTGACGAGGAAGCTGCTCGAGGAGTTCAACGGCTCCTATCTGGAGGGTTTCTTCCTCAGCATGCCATCCGCCGAACTGATCAAGCTGGAGATGAGCGTCTGCTATCTGGAGGTCCACGCCAAGCACTCcaaacagctgctgctgcgtggCAAACTGAAGAGCACCAAGGTGCCGGGTCACTGCTTCCCCGTCTACACGGACAACAATGTGCCCGTGCCTGGCGATCACAATGATAACCATTTGGTGAATGGCGAGACCAAGTGCTTCCACTCCGGACGCTTCTACAACGAATCGGAGCAATGGCGCAGCGCCCAGGATGCCTGTCAGATGTGCGCCTGTTTGCGTGGCCAGTCCAATTGCGAGGTCATCAAGTGTCCGGCTCTCAAGTGCAAGGCCACcgagcagctgctccagcggGAGGGTGAATGCTGTCCCAGTTGTGTGCCCAAAAAGGAGGCCGCCGACTATTCAGCGCAATCCTCGCCAGCCACCAATGGCAGCGATTTGCTGCAACAGCGACGCGGCTGCCGCCTCGGTGAGCAGTTCCATCCCGCCGGCGCCAGTTGGCATCCATTCCTGCCGCCCAACGGCTTCGATACGTGCACCACCTGCAGCTGCGATCCGCTCACCCTCGAGATTCGCTGTCCCCGGCTCGTCTGCCCGCCGCTGCAGTGCAGCGAGAAGTTGGCCTATCGCCCGGACAAGAAGGCCTGCTGCAAGATCTGTCCGGAGGGCAAGCAGAGCAGCTCCAATGGCCACAAGGCGGCGCCCAACAATCCCAACGTGCTGCAGGATCAGGCCATGCAGCGATCGCCAAGTCACAGCGCCGAGGAGGTCCTGGCCAACGGCGGTTGCAAGGTGGTGAACAAGGTGTACGAGAACGGCCAGGAGTGGCATCCCATCCTCATGTCCCACGGCGAGCAGAAGTGCATCAAGTGCCGCTGCAAG GACTCCAAGGTGAACTGCGATCGCAAGCGCTGCTCCCGCTCCACGTGCCAGCAGCAGACCCGCGTGACCAGCAAGCGGCGTCTGTTCGAGAAACCGGACGCAGCCGCTCCGGCCATCGACGAGTGCTGCTCCACCCAGTGCCGGAGATCGAGGCGCCACCACAAGCGGCAgccgcaccaccagcagcgCTCCTCCAGCTGA